The genomic stretch CTCGGGAGCAGCACGCGCTCGCCGGTGCGAGCCGTGTACTGCGTCGGCAGCGCGTCGTCGGTCTCGATCTCGACGCCCTCGGTGGGGACCTCCTCGTTCGTCTCGGCCGCCACCGCGTCGGCGAGGCGGCGGCCGAGGTGCACCCGCAGCCTGCCGTCCTTCGAATCGAACACCGCGACACCGCCCGAGTCGGCGCCCAGCACCTCCGCGCCGCGCAGGGTGATGTCGGCGAGCTCCTCGATGCGGGTCGCGTGCGCCGCGGCCGCCGCGACTTCGGCGATGGCCGCGGCCCGCTGCACGGCGAACAGCCGGGCCTCGGCGGCGACCCGCGCGTCGGTGACGTCGAGGACGGTGCCCATGATCCGCACCGGCTGCCCGTCGGAGTCCACCATCACCCGGCCCCGGGAGACCGTCCAGCGGACCTCGCCGTCCGAGGCACGGATCGTGCGCAGCTCGACGGTGTACTGGGGCGCGCGGGCGTCGATGGCCGCCTGCATGATCACCTGGGCCGACTCGCGGTCGTCAGGATGCACGGCCTCCTCGAAGAGCCGCTCCAGCGGGATGGTGACGGTGCCCTCGCGCCCGAAGATCGCCGCGGTGCGCTGGTCCCAGTACATGACCCCGGCCACCAGGTCGGCCTCCCACGTGCCGACGCCGCTCGCCTCGAGGGCGACGTCCAGTCGGGCGAGGGAGGCGCCGATCGCCGTGCGGGCGGCCGCCAGCTCGAGCTCGGCGACCACCGACGCACCCATCTGGTCGAGCAGCTTCGCCTCGTCGTCGGACCACTCGCGCGGCTCCGGGTCGTAGACGGCCAGGACGCCGACCACGTGCCCCGAGTCGGCCACGATCGGCGCGCCGAGGTAGGAGGCGACCTGCCCGGAGGTGACCGCCGGCAGGTCGGCGACGCGCTCGTCGGCCCGGGCGTCGGCGACCGCGAGCGGCCGGGCCTGGCGCACGGTGATGGCGGAGAGGGCGCCGGTCAGCAGCGCCGGTCCGCCGATGACGCCGGGCGGCAGGCCGAAGCCGCCGACCACGGTGTCCTGGTCGGTGAAGATGGTGACCTTCGCGTGGCCCACGCCGAGCAGCCGCGCGGCCAGGGCCGAGAGTCGGTCGAACGCCGCGGGGCCGGACACCTCGACGAACAACCGGCGGGCGGCCGCGATGCGGTGGGGGTCGCGCAACGGGTCGTCCGCGGGGGCACCGGACACGTCGTGCGTGGTCACGCGCCCTCCTCCCCCTCGGCCGCGAGCGCGCCGTCCGGCGCTCATCCGCACCATGCTGTCACGGCGGTCCATGCCGGCCGGTCCTGCGCCACCAGGGGTACCGGTTCGTGCGTCTCCCTCTCCCGGGTGAGGAGGGAGGTCCCGGATCAAGGTGGGCACCGGGCGGTCCGATGGTTCCACCATGCTCGGCACGCGCACGGCCCGGTTGCCGGACTGCCGTCCGCTGCTGGCCGACCCCGACGATCTGACGCTGGCGTTCCAGCCGATCGTCGACCTCGCCGCCGCCACGGTGGCCGGGTACGAGGCGCTGGCCCGGTTCCCGGGTTCCGCCGGCCCCGACGTCTGGTTCGCCGCGGCCGCCGAGGCCGGGATCGCCGCCGAGCTCGAGGCGCTGGCCCTCCACAAGGCGCTCGCCGTCGTCCCGGCGCTGCCGCCCGACACCTTCCTGACGGTCAACGTCAGTCCGCACCTGCTCGGGTCGGCCCCCGTGCAGGACGCGCTGGCGACCCGTCCCGGCCTCCAGCGGGTCGTCGTGGAGCTCACCGAGCACACGCCCGTCCACGACCTGGCCGCGCTGCGGCGGCAGACCGACGAGCTGCGCGCCCGGGGCGCCCTGATCGCCCTGGACGACGCCGGCAGCGGCTACTCGGGCCTGCAGCAGCTCGCCGTCCTCCGCCCGCAGGTGGTCAAGCTCGACCGCGCCCTGGTCAGCGACGCGGACACCGACCCGGTGCGCGTGGCCCTGGCCGAGATGCTGGGCGAGTTCGCCGGCCGGATCGACGCGTGGCTGCTCGCCGAGGGCATCGAGACCGCCGCCGAGCTCGCCGCCTTCGTGCAGCTCGGCGTCCCGCTGGCCCAGGGCTGGCTGCTCGGCCGGCCGGGGCCGGACTTCGCGCCGCTCGCGCCGGAGACGGCGGACGTCGTGCGGGCCCAGATCGCCCGCGCGCGCATGACCGACAGCGTGGCGCGGCTGCTCCGCCCCGTCCGGCAGGTCACGCTCGGCGAGGACACCCCCGGCGTCCCGCCGGCTGTCCTGCTCGGCGGCCAGGGCGAGCCGCTCGGGCTGCTGCTGGCCGACCCGCGGACGGCGGAGCACTACACCGCACCGGTCTCGTTGCGGGTGCACCCCACGACCGACATCGGGGAGGCGCTGCAGCGCGCGCTGACCCGCCCGCCGCCCAGCGCTTCGACCCCGTGCTGTGCACCGACCCCGTCGGCGACGTGCTCGGGCTCGTGCGCATCGAGGACCTCGCGTCCGCCGTCCGGAAGGACCGCTGAGCGACCCAGACCCCGGTCGTCCCCCCGGCGGCCGGTCGCGCCACCCCTCTTCCGACAAGGAGTCCACATGAAGACCTTCGCCTGCGGCGACGTCATCCCCGGCTGCGGCGCCCGCTTCACCGCCGCCGACGAGGACGGCATCTTCGCCCAGGTCGCCGGCCACGCCGCCGCCGACCACGGGGTCACCGACATCACCCCGGAGCTGGTCCAGGCCGTCCGCGACCGCATCGTCGCCGCCTGACGTTCCTTGCGGAGTGGGAGGGCGCGGAAAGCGCGCCCCTCCCACTCCGCTCAGGAGCTCGCGTCGTCCAGGGCGTTGCGCTGCTCCTCGCTGAGCACCAGGTCCTGCATCGGCAGCAGGTCCGCCAGCTGTTCCACGTTCCGCCCGCTCGCGATCGGCGCCACGACGGTCGGCCGGTCGGCCAGCCAGCGCAGCGCGACCGCCGGCAGCGGCACCGCGTGCGCGTCGGCCACCTGACCCAGCGCCCGCAGCACCCGGTCACCCCGCTCCCCCACGTACGCCGCCGCGCCCTTCGCCCGCGGGGAGTCGACCTGCTCCCCCGCCCGGTACTTGCCGGTCAGGAAGCCCTTGGCCAGCGCGAAGTAGGGCAGCACGCCGAGCTCCCGCTCGGCCGCGACGTCGCGCAGGGCGTCCTCGAAGACCGGCCGCTCCATCAGGTTGTAGTGCGTCTGCAGGGCGGCGTAGCGGCTGATCCCCAGCCTCGCCGAGGTGTCCAGCGCTTCGGTCAGCCGCTCCGCCGAGTAGTTCGACGCGGCCACGTACCGGACCTTGCCCGACCGCACCAGCCCGTCGAACGCGGTCAGCGTCTCCTCCAGCGGCGTCGTCTCGTCGTCGAAGTGCGCGTAGTACAGGTCGATGCGGTCGGTCCGCAGCCGCCGGAGCGACTGCTCGGCGGCCGCCCGGATCTCCCCGCGGACAGCGGGTGCTCCTTCTCCAGTGGCGACGCCTTGGTCGCGACGACGACCCGGTCGCGCAGGCCGCGCGCGGCCATCCAGGCGCCGAGGATCCGCTCGGACTCCCCCGGCCGTAGCTCTCGGCCGTGTCCACGAACGGCGACAGCGGGCCGGGGGTCGCGTCGACGAAGCGGTCGAGCAGCGCGAAGGACGTCGGCTCGTCCGCCGTCCACCCGAAGACGTTGCCGCCGAGGCAGAGATCGCTGACGTCGAGATCGGTCCCGGGGAGCTGCGGCATGCCCCCACGCTAGGCGCGACGTCGTCCCCACGTGCGTGGGACAGGTGTGACCGACGTGTCGTCCGCGGGCCCTCCGGGACCCCCTGGGTGGCCAGGTCCCGGGCGGGCATGGCACGGTGCCCGGGGTCCGGCCACTTTCCAGGGCCGGGTGAGCCCGGGCGGTTCGCGCCACGCGCGGACGCCCGGCGCCCCCGAACCGGGGGATGGAGCCGGCCGCGTGCCGAGCCCTGGCACCAGCCATCGCACACACGAGAGGAACCTCATGAACAAGGCCGAACTGGTCTCCGCCATCGCCAAGCGCGCCGACGTCCCGGCCTCCACCGTGGACTCGGTCCTGGCCGGGCTCCAGGAGGAGCTCGTCGAGGCGATCACCCGCGGCGAGAAGGTCGCCGTCTCGGGCCTGCTGACCGTGGAGCGCACGCAGCGTTCGGCGCGCACCGGCCGCAACCCGCAGACCGGTGAGTCGATCGACATCCCCGCTGCCAACACCGTCAAGGTGACCGCCGGCTCGAACCTGAAGAAGGCCGCCAGCAGCGTTCCGGTCTGATCGACCGCGCCGTCGGGATCGGCGGTCCCCACGGGACCGCCGATCCCGGCGGTTTGCCACCCGGTGGACCGGAGCACGGAGGCCGATGTGAGCACCGACCTGCAGATCACCACCGACCCGGCCGAGGTCGGCCTCGACGCCGGGCGGCTGGCGCGCCTGGACCGGCGGCTGGCCCGCTGGGTGGACGACGGCCAGCTGCCCGGGTTCCTCGTCACCGTCGCGCGGCACGGCGCGCTCGTGCACGTCGGCCGCCAGGGGCTCCGGGACGTCGAGAACGGGCTGCCCGTGGAGGAGGACACCCGCTGGCGGATCTTCTCGATGACCAAGCCGATCACCTCGGTCGCGGCGATGATGCTCTACGAGGAGGGTGCCTTCGAGCTCTCCGACCCGATCTCGAAGTGGCTGCCCGAGTTCGCCGAGACCCGCGTCTACGTGGCCGGCTCGGCGATGAAGCCGGTGACCGCTCCGCAGGTCGAGCCCATCCGCGTGCGGCACCTGCTCACCCACACCTCCGGCCTGACCTACGGCTTCCACCACGCCCACCCGGTCGACGCGATGTACCGGGCGATGGGGCACGAGTGGGGCACCCCGCCCGGTGCGGACTCCGCGGAGGTCTGCCGCCAGTGGGCCTCGGTGCCCCTGGTCTTCCAGCCCGGTAGCGAGTGGAACTACGGCGTGTCCACCGACGTCCTCGGCCGGCTGGTCGAGGTGTGGTCCGGGCTGCCGCTCGACGCCTTCTTCGAGCAGCGGATCTTCGGGCCCCTGGGCATGCGCAGCACCTCGTTCGGCCTGCGCCCGGACGACGACCCCGAGCCGCTGGCCAAGCTGTACGGCGCCACGCCGAGGCCCTCGGGTGCCACCGGGTTTGCGTTCCTCGAGGCCTTCGACGCCGCCGCGCACAGCAAGCCGGCGTTCCTCTCCGGCGGCGGCGGACTCGTCTCGACCGCCGGTGACTACCTGCGGTTCGCCGAGCTGCTGCGCCGGGGCGGCTCCTACGACGGCGGCCGGCTGCTGGGCTCGCGCACGATCGCGTTCATGACCCGCAACCACCTGCCGGGCAACGCCGACCTGGAGACGTTCGGCCGGCCGCTGTTCGCCGAGACGCCGCTGCGCGGGGTGGGCTTCGGGCTGGGCTTCTCGATGGTGATCGACCCGACCCGGTACGGCGTGGTCTCCAGCGTCGGCGACTACAGCTGGGGCGGGGCGGCGTCGACGGCGTTCTACGTCGACCCGGTCGAGGACCTCACCGTCAGCTTCTACACGCAGCTGCTGCCCTCGAGCACGCTGCCGATCCGCAACTACCTCCGGCAGCTGGTCAACCAGGCCCTGGTCGACTGACGCGTCGCGCGATGATCAGGTGACCTGACCGTCGCGCGTCCTCCCTCACGGTGCACGGTGAGGGAGGACGCGGCATGATCAGGTGACCTGATCATCGCCCGGGCCGGCTACAGGTAGCGCCGGTAGACGACGGACGCGACCATCGCCGGCTTCGTGCCGCCCTCGATCTCCATGGTCACGCCGAGGGTCATCTGGACGCCGCCCTCGAACGGGGTCGCCGACTCCAGCGTCGCGCCGGCGCGCACGCGCGCACCCACGGGCACCGGCGACGGGAAGCGCACCTTCTCCGTGCCGTAGTTGACGCCCATGCGGAAGCCGGTGATCTCGACGATCTGCGGGACCAGCGCCGGCAGCAGCGACAGCGTCAGGTAACCGTGTGCGATCGGACCGCCGAACGGGCTCTCCTTCGCGGCGCGCTCGGGGTCGACGTGGATCCACTGGTGGTCGCCGGTCGCCTCGGCGAACCGGTTCACCTGTTCCTGGGTGATCTCGACCCAGTCGCTGTGGCCGAGGTGCTGCCCGACCAGACCGCGCACGCCCTCGACGCCCTCGACCGTGGTTGCCGCCATCTCCGCCGCTCCATCCCTCTCGACTACGTTGGCGAACTCCACCACACCGGCGGCGTCGAGGAGGCCACGGGTTGCTCCGGATCGGTGCCCTGGACGTGCCAGACGGCGCGTTCGTCCTGATGGCGATCGTGAACCGGACACCCGACTCGTTCTACGACCGCGGCGCCACCTACGCCATGGCCGCGGCCCTGGAGCGGGTCGACCGGGTGGTGGCCGAGGGGGCGGACATGGTGGACGTCGGAGGTGTGAAGGCCGCCCCCGGCGAGGAGGTGGACGCCGCCGAGGAGATCCGCCGGACCGTCGACCTGGTCGCCGCGATCCGCGCCGCCCACCCGCAGCTGCCCATCTCGATCGACACCTGGCGCGCCGAGGTGGCCACGGAGGCGCTCGCGGCGGCGCCGACGTCGTCAACGACGCGTGGGGCGGGGTCGACCCGGATCTCGCCGGGGTCGCCGCCGAGGCGGGCGCCGGCATCGTCTGCACGCACGCCGGCGGGCTGCCGCCGCGCACCCGTCCGCACCGGGTGC from Blastococcus sp. PRF04-17 encodes the following:
- a CDS encoding EAL domain-containing protein → MLGTRTARLPDCRPLLADPDDLTLAFQPIVDLAAATVAGYEALARFPGSAGPDVWFAAAAEAGIAAELEALALHKALAVVPALPPDTFLTVNVSPHLLGSAPVQDALATRPGLQRVVVELTEHTPVHDLAALRRQTDELRARGALIALDDAGSGYSGLQQLAVLRPQVVKLDRALVSDADTDPVRVALAEMLGEFAGRIDAWLLAEGIETAAELAAFVQLGVPLAQGWLLGRPGPDFAPLAPETADVVRAQIARARMTDSVARLLRPVRQVTLGEDTPGVPPAVLLGGQGEPLGLLLADPRTAEHYTAPVSLRVHPTTDIGEALQRALTRPPPSASTPCCAPTPSATCSGSCASRTSRPPSGRTAERPRPRSSPRRPVAPPLFRQGVHMKTFACGDVIPGCGARFTAADEDGIFAQVAGHAAADHGVTDITPELVQAVRDRIVAA
- a CDS encoding aldo/keto reductase gives rise to the protein MPARDLATQGVPEGPRTTRRSHLSHARGDDVAPSVGACRSSPGPISTSAISASAATSSGGRRTSRRPSRCSTASSTRPPARCRRSWTRPRATAGGVRADPRRLDGRARPARPGRRRDQGVATGEGAPAVRGEIRAAAEQSLRRLRTDRIDLYYAHFDDETTPLEETLTAFDGLVRSGKVRYVAASNYSAERLTEALDTSARLGISRYAALQTHYNLMERPVFEDALRDVAAERELGVLPYFALAKGFLTGKYRAGEQVDSPRAKGAAAYVGERGDRVLRALGQVADAHAVPLPAVALRWLADRPTVVAPIASGRNVEQLADLLPMQDLVLSEEQRNALDDASS
- a CDS encoding HU family DNA-binding protein, whose amino-acid sequence is MNKAELVSAIAKRADVPASTVDSVLAGLQEELVEAITRGEKVAVSGLLTVERTQRSARTGRNPQTGESIDIPAANTVKVTAGSNLKKAASSVPV
- a CDS encoding serine hydrolase domain-containing protein, whose amino-acid sequence is MSTDLQITTDPAEVGLDAGRLARLDRRLARWVDDGQLPGFLVTVARHGALVHVGRQGLRDVENGLPVEEDTRWRIFSMTKPITSVAAMMLYEEGAFELSDPISKWLPEFAETRVYVAGSAMKPVTAPQVEPIRVRHLLTHTSGLTYGFHHAHPVDAMYRAMGHEWGTPPGADSAEVCRQWASVPLVFQPGSEWNYGVSTDVLGRLVEVWSGLPLDAFFEQRIFGPLGMRSTSFGLRPDDDPEPLAKLYGATPRPSGATGFAFLEAFDAAAHSKPAFLSGGGGLVSTAGDYLRFAELLRRGGSYDGGRLLGSRTIAFMTRNHLPGNADLETFGRPLFAETPLRGVGFGLGFSMVIDPTRYGVVSSVGDYSWGGAASTAFYVDPVEDLTVSFYTQLLPSSTLPIRNYLRQLVNQALVD
- a CDS encoding MaoC family dehydratase → MAATTVEGVEGVRGLVGQHLGHSDWVEITQEQVNRFAEATGDHQWIHVDPERAAKESPFGGPIAHGYLTLSLLPALVPQIVEITGFRMGVNYGTEKVRFPSPVPVGARVRAGATLESATPFEGGVQMTLGVTMEIEGGTKPAMVASVVYRRYL